A single genomic interval of Alcaligenes sp. SDU_A2 harbors:
- a CDS encoding DUF2931 family protein, with translation MATLPIATHSKNATHPGKAAWQATLSAPLDYPIDIISGELVSTDARQAFDPIWGTINTGWGHGSGFLGHPTQKSTAPASMTLTWYSHVEKKFFTGSWNLDTRRLSHYFNTDYSVRNPYTQRIHKETYHRFTIGMAPKGHVQLWIGGDNEQKEAGTYQAHEIQVRPNALAEDAKYLANPEFLRLVYRDDLDNNAKTQRYLQLYGKTTPERLQAWSTPRTWKIVIESTDQQTIHQPAVDILHLINGERIANLSHPILNYKTDHLAPPELLLISWSDPQGRRKRIKMHFDAQKIQQAMRTLSAGNTDIILRVTLSDQQSNAQIMLQAAQEKIDPTLLKLEFGYL, from the coding sequence ATGGCAACGCTCCCCATCGCCACCCATTCAAAAAACGCCACCCATCCCGGCAAAGCCGCCTGGCAGGCCACGCTATCGGCTCCGCTGGACTATCCCATCGACATTATCAGTGGCGAGCTCGTATCCACCGATGCCCGGCAAGCCTTCGACCCCATCTGGGGCACCATCAATACCGGCTGGGGCCACGGCTCCGGCTTTCTGGGCCATCCAACCCAAAAAAGCACCGCCCCTGCGTCCATGACACTGACGTGGTATTCCCATGTCGAAAAAAAATTCTTCACCGGGTCCTGGAACCTGGATACACGGCGCTTATCACACTACTTCAACACAGACTATTCAGTCCGCAATCCCTACACGCAACGCATCCATAAAGAAACCTACCACCGCTTTACGATAGGGATGGCCCCTAAAGGGCACGTGCAATTATGGATTGGGGGCGATAACGAACAAAAAGAAGCGGGCACCTACCAAGCCCACGAAATCCAAGTACGTCCCAACGCACTTGCAGAAGATGCCAAATATTTAGCCAACCCCGAATTCTTACGCCTTGTTTATCGGGATGACCTGGACAACAACGCAAAAACCCAACGCTATCTTCAGCTTTACGGAAAAACGACACCCGAACGCCTGCAAGCCTGGAGCACCCCCAGGACATGGAAAATCGTAATAGAGTCCACCGACCAGCAAACCATCCACCAGCCTGCCGTAGATATCTTGCACTTAATTAATGGCGAACGCATCGCCAACCTAAGCCACCCGATCTTAAACTACAAGACCGATCACCTGGCCCCACCCGAATTACTGCTCATTAGTTGGTCCGACCCGCAAGGCCGGCGCAAACGCATCAAAATGCATTTTGATGCCCAAAAAATCCAGCAAGCGATGCGCACCCTGTCTGCCGGCAACACCGACATCATCCTGAGAGTCACCCTTAGCGATCAGCAAAGCAACGCACAAATCATGCTGCAGGCCGCTCAGGAAAAAATCGACCCCACCCTGCTCAAACTGGAATTTGGCTATTTATAA
- a CDS encoding NAD(P)(+) transhydrogenase (Re/Si-specific) subunit beta, whose protein sequence is MISMNTVTLCYLLASVCFIQALKGLSHPASSRRGNLFGMVGMALAILTTGVLIYSLAAPGQAVPGLLRVLAGLVVGGLLGTIMARRVQMTKMPELVAFMHSMIGLAAVAIAIAVVLEPVAFGIASADASLPVGNRLELALGTLVGAITFSGSVIAFGKLSGKYKFRLFQGAPVTFKGQHWLNLLLGLLALACGAVFVLTQAWWAFFLLLALSFLLGVMLIIPIGGADMPVVVSMLNSYSGWAAAGIGFSLNNAMLIIAGSLVGASGAILSYIMCKAMNRAFFNVLLGGFGAAASGAAGASEQGSRTAKSGSAEDAAFMMSNAESVIIVPGYGLAVARAQHALKELSDKLTSQGVSVRYAIHPVAGRMPGHMNVLLAEAEMPYEQVFEMDDINSEFAQTDVVLVLGANDVVNPAAKTDPASPIAGMPILEAYKARTVIVNKRSMAAGYAGLDNDLFYMDKTMMVFGDAKKTIEDMVKAL, encoded by the coding sequence ATGATCTCCATGAACACAGTGACTTTGTGCTATTTGTTGGCCTCGGTGTGTTTTATTCAGGCGCTCAAAGGCTTGTCTCATCCGGCCAGTTCGCGGCGTGGCAATCTGTTCGGCATGGTTGGCATGGCGCTGGCTATCCTGACCACGGGCGTGCTGATTTATTCCCTGGCCGCTCCCGGGCAGGCCGTGCCTGGCTTGTTGCGGGTGCTGGCCGGGCTGGTGGTGGGGGGCTTGTTGGGCACCATCATGGCACGGCGCGTGCAGATGACCAAAATGCCGGAGTTGGTGGCCTTCATGCACAGCATGATAGGTTTGGCCGCCGTTGCCATTGCCATCGCTGTTGTGCTGGAGCCGGTGGCTTTTGGTATTGCGTCCGCGGACGCGAGTCTGCCGGTGGGCAACCGTCTGGAACTGGCGCTGGGAACACTGGTGGGGGCGATCACGTTTTCCGGGTCTGTCATTGCATTTGGCAAACTGTCCGGCAAATACAAGTTCCGCTTGTTCCAGGGGGCTCCCGTTACCTTCAAGGGGCAGCACTGGCTTAACCTGCTGCTGGGTCTATTGGCGCTGGCGTGCGGGGCGGTTTTTGTGCTGACGCAGGCCTGGTGGGCGTTCTTCCTGTTGCTGGCCTTGTCGTTTCTGCTCGGGGTGATGCTCATCATCCCTATCGGCGGGGCCGATATGCCGGTGGTCGTGTCTATGCTTAACAGTTATTCGGGATGGGCGGCAGCCGGTATCGGGTTTTCGCTGAACAATGCCATGCTCATCATTGCTGGTTCGTTGGTGGGCGCGTCGGGGGCGATCCTGTCCTACATCATGTGCAAGGCCATGAACCGGGCGTTTTTCAATGTCTTGTTGGGCGGGTTCGGTGCGGCAGCATCGGGAGCGGCGGGCGCATCGGAGCAGGGTAGTCGCACGGCCAAGTCGGGTAGTGCCGAAGATGCCGCCTTTATGATGAGCAATGCCGAATCGGTCATTATCGTGCCGGGCTATGGATTGGCGGTGGCGCGTGCGCAGCATGCGCTCAAGGAGCTGTCGGACAAACTGACCAGCCAGGGCGTGTCGGTGCGTTACGCCATTCATCCGGTGGCCGGGCGCATGCCGGGGCACATGAACGTCTTGCTGGCCGAGGCGGAGATGCCCTACGAGCAGGTATTCGAGATGGATGACATCAATAGCGAATTTGCCCAGACCGATGTGGTCTTGGTGTTGGGGGCTAACGATGTGGTCAATCCCGCCGCCAAAACCGATCCGGCTTCGCCGATTGCCGGCATGCCGATTCTGGAAGCTTATAAGGCCAGGACAGTCATCGTGAACAAGCGTTCCATGGCCGCTGGCTATGCCGGTTTGGATAACGACTTGTTCTATATGGACAAGACCATGATGGTGTTTGGCGACGCCAAGAAAACCATCGAGGATATGGTCAAGGCCTTGTAG
- a CDS encoding NAD(P) transhydrogenase subunit alpha: MDIISPVVINLIIFVLAIYVGYHVVWTVTPALHTPLMAVTNAISAIIIVGGMLAAALTESTWAQAMGIAATALASVNVFGGFLVTRRMLEMFKKKPAKNAARGERP; the protein is encoded by the coding sequence ATGGACATCATTTCACCTGTTGTTATCAATCTTATTATTTTCGTGCTGGCCATTTATGTGGGTTACCACGTGGTATGGACCGTGACTCCGGCCTTGCATACCCCATTGATGGCGGTGACCAACGCGATTTCGGCCATCATCATTGTAGGCGGCATGCTGGCTGCCGCGCTGACCGAAAGCACTTGGGCCCAGGCAATGGGGATTGCCGCCACGGCCTTGGCGTCTGTGAATGTATTTGGCGGTTTTCTGGTTACCCGGCGCATGCTGGAGATGTTCAAGAAAAAGCCGGCTAAAAATGCAGCCCGGGGAGAGCGTCCATGA
- a CDS encoding NAD(P) transhydrogenase subunit alpha, with protein sequence MQLGVFRSRGTGESRVAATPDTVKDYVKSGHVLIVESGAGQGIGCSDEDYERSGARIGDPYQAVILLVVGVQDLDPARLRPEHVVVGLLDPYDTAGLDRLASSACSAYALELIPRTTRAQSMDVLSSQANIAGYAAVLKAATLYPRFFPLMMTAAGTAKAARVVVLGAGVAGLQAIATARRLGAVVEASDVRPAAREQIESLGGKFIDVPYETDEEREAAQGVGGYARPMPASWLERQAKVVAERCALADVIISTALIPGRPAPRLISEEVVRSMRAGSVIVDLAAARGGNCALTEADQIVQRYGVTLVGETNFPARVGADASALYARNIRNFLGLILKDQSDELHIPEDDDIVNASRVTQAGQRLFPTQRA encoded by the coding sequence ATGCAATTGGGTGTATTCAGGTCCAGGGGAACAGGAGAAAGTCGGGTTGCGGCGACACCGGACACAGTGAAAGACTATGTCAAGTCAGGGCATGTCTTAATTGTGGAATCGGGGGCGGGACAAGGCATAGGCTGTTCGGACGAGGATTACGAACGTTCGGGTGCGCGTATTGGCGATCCTTACCAGGCGGTCATCTTGCTGGTGGTCGGCGTACAGGATCTGGACCCGGCTCGGCTACGGCCCGAGCATGTGGTGGTGGGTTTGCTTGACCCGTACGACACAGCCGGTCTGGACCGCTTGGCATCCAGTGCTTGCAGCGCGTATGCGCTGGAGCTGATCCCCCGCACGACGCGGGCCCAGAGCATGGATGTGCTTTCATCGCAGGCCAATATTGCCGGTTATGCCGCAGTGCTCAAAGCGGCGACCTTATATCCGCGTTTCTTTCCGTTGATGATGACGGCCGCCGGCACGGCCAAGGCGGCGCGTGTCGTGGTATTGGGGGCCGGTGTGGCAGGTTTGCAGGCCATCGCTACGGCCCGTCGCCTGGGGGCCGTGGTCGAGGCCTCGGATGTGCGGCCTGCCGCCCGCGAACAGATTGAGTCGCTGGGAGGCAAATTTATCGACGTGCCGTACGAAACGGACGAAGAACGCGAAGCGGCGCAGGGCGTGGGTGGCTACGCGCGGCCTATGCCGGCTTCCTGGCTGGAAAGACAGGCCAAGGTCGTGGCCGAGCGTTGCGCATTGGCTGATGTGATTATTTCCACTGCCCTGATTCCGGGGCGGCCGGCTCCGCGTCTGATCAGCGAAGAGGTGGTGCGCTCCATGCGTGCCGGTTCGGTGATCGTGGACCTGGCAGCGGCGCGGGGCGGCAATTGCGCCTTGACCGAAGCGGATCAGATCGTGCAGCGGTATGGCGTGACGCTGGTCGGGGAAACCAACTTTCCGGCTCGCGTCGGTGCCGATGCCTCGGCTTTGTATGCCCGTAACATCCGCAATTTCCTGGGATTGATACTGAAGGATCAATCCGATGAACTGCATATCCCCGAGGATGACGATATCGTCAATGCCAGTCGGGTTACGCAGGCGGGCCAACGACTCTTTCCAACGCAGCGAGCCTGA
- a CDS encoding phenylacetic acid degradation protein PaaY, which yields MHNIYSIDGLVPVVHPSAYVHPTAVLIGDVIIEAGVYIGPLASLRGDFGRIVMMAGSNIQDTCVIHGTPEQDTVVQQDGHVGHGAVLHGCVIGRNVLVGMNAVVMDGADIGADSIIGAMAFVKKGMAVPPRSLVAGSPARVVKELDQASIDGKHFGTRMYQRLAQRSLASMQRVHPLTEVEPDRPRLRDDQIYPQD from the coding sequence ATGCACAACATTTATTCTATCGACGGCCTGGTGCCGGTCGTTCACCCTAGCGCGTATGTGCATCCGACAGCGGTGTTGATCGGGGATGTGATCATTGAGGCAGGGGTGTATATCGGACCACTGGCCAGTCTGCGCGGCGATTTCGGACGCATCGTCATGATGGCCGGGTCCAATATTCAAGATACGTGCGTTATTCATGGCACGCCCGAGCAGGACACCGTCGTGCAGCAGGACGGGCATGTGGGGCACGGTGCCGTGTTGCATGGCTGTGTCATCGGACGAAATGTGCTGGTCGGCATGAATGCGGTGGTCATGGATGGTGCCGATATCGGCGCAGACAGCATTATCGGTGCGATGGCTTTTGTTAAAAAAGGCATGGCGGTGCCGCCGCGCAGTCTGGTCGCCGGCTCTCCTGCCCGAGTGGTCAAGGAACTGGACCAAGCGTCTATCGACGGCAAGCATTTTGGCACGCGCATGTATCAGCGTCTGGCACAGCGTTCGTTGGCAAGTATGCAGCGTGTTCATCCTTTGACCGAGGTGGAGCCGGATCGTCCCCGTTTGCGTGATGATCAGATCTACCCGCAGGACTGA
- a CDS encoding DUF4870 family protein has translation MNNDLSPRPSRDGTEQLVSQRNLTLIIYALYILSIFGGITALVAIIINYIKRDDVRGTYLESHFTWQIKTFWIGVIGGVVSFLLMFVVIGFITALIVGVWVIYRLVKGLLVLNDGKPIA, from the coding sequence ATGAATAACGATCTTAGTCCACGTCCTTCGCGCGACGGTACAGAGCAATTGGTCAGCCAGCGCAATCTGACACTGATTATTTATGCTTTGTATATTCTGTCCATTTTTGGCGGCATTACCGCCTTGGTGGCCATCATCATCAATTACATCAAGCGTGACGACGTGCGCGGCACCTATCTGGAGTCGCACTTTACCTGGCAGATCAAGACGTTCTGGATCGGTGTGATCGGCGGCGTCGTGTCTTTCCTGCTGATGTTTGTTGTGATTGGATTTATTACTGCCCTTATCGTGGGCGTCTGGGTGATCTACCGCCTGGTCAAGGGCCTGTTGGTCTTGAACGATGGCAAACCTATTGCTTGA
- a CDS encoding prohibitin family protein — protein MSVDKNSLPGSKAFSGALAGRLTGLKFLGLGLVLFLVLLVASMGSFLQVDQGERGVVLRNGKLVRVAEPGLDFKVPFFDSVRKISVRDHTVRMQLEAYSFDQQSASMVASVTYRVPEGDVAQLYSEYGSLEALEARLLERKALDVIKNVFGKYTAAQSIQNREKLGGDINDAMRVSLEGAPLQMMGVQVEEVSFSQAYEQSIENRMLAQVQIETTRQQKETASIQAEIQVVQAEAEARAQRERYMAEADGIKLRGEAEAEAIRAKSQALAQNTNLVNLNAVEKWDGKLPQSLIPGSTLPFIGLR, from the coding sequence ATGAGCGTTGATAAAAACTCGCTGCCTGGCTCGAAGGCATTCAGCGGTGCCTTGGCAGGCCGCTTGACTGGCTTGAAGTTCCTGGGTTTGGGCCTGGTGCTTTTTCTGGTGTTGCTGGTCGCGTCGATGGGGTCTTTTTTGCAGGTCGATCAGGGCGAGCGCGGCGTGGTGCTGCGCAATGGCAAGCTGGTGCGGGTGGCAGAACCCGGGCTGGATTTCAAAGTGCCGTTCTTTGATTCTGTGCGCAAGATCTCGGTGCGGGACCACACGGTGCGCATGCAGCTGGAAGCGTATAGTTTCGACCAGCAGTCCGCTTCCATGGTTGCGTCGGTGACCTATCGGGTGCCCGAGGGTGATGTGGCCCAACTGTATTCGGAGTACGGTTCGCTCGAAGCGCTGGAGGCGCGCTTGTTGGAGCGCAAGGCGCTGGATGTCATCAAGAACGTATTCGGCAAGTACACGGCAGCGCAATCGATTCAGAATCGTGAAAAACTGGGCGGCGACATTAACGATGCGATGCGCGTGTCTCTGGAAGGGGCTCCGTTGCAGATGATGGGTGTGCAGGTGGAAGAAGTGTCTTTTTCGCAGGCTTACGAGCAGTCCATCGAAAATCGCATGTTGGCCCAGGTGCAGATCGAGACGACGCGTCAACAAAAAGAGACCGCGTCTATTCAGGCCGAGATCCAGGTGGTGCAGGCCGAAGCCGAAGCTCGCGCGCAGCGCGAACGCTATATGGCCGAGGCTGACGGCATTAAGCTGCGGGGCGAAGCCGAAGCAGAGGCCATTCGGGCCAAGTCGCAGGCCCTTGCGCAAAATACCAATTTGGTCAATCTGAATGCGGTGGAGAAGTGGGATGGCAAGCTGCCGCAAAGTTTGATTCCCGGTTCGACTCTACCGTTCATCGGCCTGCGGTAA
- a CDS encoding NAD(P)/FAD-dependent oxidoreductase, whose protein sequence is MAHTTIVAGAGHAGVNLAVALRKNGYAGKILLMEAQSELPYQRPPLSKGYLLGQVPQERLAFRPADFFQAQQIELHRAGIDSIDPADRTVSAQGQAWNYDTLVLALGSRPRRLAIQSQAPENVFSIATLDQARALKQRMPVCGHAVVLGAGFIGLEFARAACAAGMQVTVVDSADRVMSRSLPPSLSEYVRVRHELAGVQFVLADSVLECMTEGNTVIELLLQSGRRLPLDLLVVGVGSDAQDELAAAAGLQVQNGVLVDAYLQTGTPGIYAIGDCARVRGADGRSRRLESVQNAHDQARYLAARLMGQEQGVYKALPWYWSDQGDVKIQIAGEQGPYDQVRTFVDEQAQMAVAYCFSGPGVAAVATVNCPAAHMVARRQLALEGGWDLSLSELQSADFDAFQRAGVVAGV, encoded by the coding sequence ATGGCGCACACGACCATTGTGGCAGGGGCGGGGCATGCTGGCGTCAATCTAGCCGTTGCCCTCCGAAAAAATGGCTATGCGGGCAAGATCTTGCTGATGGAGGCCCAGTCGGAGCTGCCCTATCAGCGCCCGCCCTTGTCCAAGGGCTATTTGCTGGGACAGGTGCCGCAGGAGCGTCTGGCTTTTCGTCCAGCCGATTTTTTTCAGGCCCAACAGATTGAACTGCACCGGGCGGGTATAGACAGTATCGATCCTGCGGATCGCACCGTATCGGCGCAGGGGCAGGCCTGGAATTACGATACGCTGGTGTTGGCTCTGGGTTCCAGGCCGCGCCGCTTGGCGATCCAGTCCCAGGCCCCCGAAAATGTATTCTCCATTGCCACTTTGGATCAGGCGCGCGCCTTGAAGCAGCGTATGCCGGTGTGCGGCCATGCCGTGGTGCTGGGGGCAGGGTTTATAGGCCTGGAGTTTGCGCGCGCCGCCTGCGCGGCGGGCATGCAGGTCACGGTGGTGGATTCGGCCGATCGTGTCATGTCGCGTAGCCTGCCGCCAAGCCTGAGCGAGTATGTGCGGGTGCGCCACGAGCTGGCCGGCGTGCAGTTTGTATTGGCCGATTCGGTGCTGGAGTGCATGACCGAGGGGAACACGGTCATCGAGTTGTTGTTGCAGTCGGGCCGGCGCTTGCCATTGGATCTGCTGGTGGTAGGAGTGGGTTCTGATGCGCAGGATGAATTGGCCGCTGCGGCTGGATTGCAGGTTCAGAATGGCGTGTTGGTCGATGCCTATCTGCAGACCGGCACGCCTGGGATTTACGCCATCGGTGATTGCGCGCGCGTGCGCGGTGCGGACGGCCGGAGCCGACGGCTGGAGTCTGTGCAGAATGCGCATGACCAGGCTCGTTATCTGGCGGCCCGGCTGATGGGGCAGGAACAGGGGGTGTACAAGGCCTTGCCTTGGTATTGGTCTGACCAGGGGGATGTGAAAATACAGATTGCCGGTGAGCAGGGGCCTTATGACCAGGTGCGCACGTTTGTGGATGAGCAGGCGCAGATGGCTGTGGCATATTGTTTTTCGGGACCGGGCGTGGCGGCAGTGGCGACCGTCAATTGTCCGGCCGCGCATATGGTGGCGCGTCGGCAGTTGGCCCTGGAGGGAGGGTGGGACTTGTCCTTGTCCGAGCTGCAGTCCGCTGATTTTGATGCCTTTCAGCGCGCTGGCGTGGTGGCCGGCGTGTAG
- a CDS encoding 2Fe-2S iron-sulfur cluster-binding protein, producing the protein MKVFIVEATGLERTLEVESGMSVMESAVRAGVEGIDADCGGSCSCATCHVYVDPSWLERLPQMQAMERDMLGFAQGRQANSRLSCQLMACAELDGMRLSIPVEHAE; encoded by the coding sequence ATGAAAGTATTTATTGTGGAAGCGACGGGGTTGGAGCGCACCTTGGAGGTCGAGTCCGGCATGAGTGTGATGGAAAGTGCAGTCCGCGCAGGCGTGGAGGGAATCGATGCCGATTGTGGGGGCTCCTGTTCTTGTGCGACCTGTCATGTGTACGTGGACCCGTCGTGGCTGGAGCGCTTGCCGCAGATGCAGGCCATGGAGCGGGATATGCTGGGTTTTGCGCAGGGTCGACAGGCCAATTCCAGGCTGTCTTGTCAGTTGATGGCCTGTGCCGAGCTCGATGGCATGCGCTTGAGCATTCCTGTCGAGCACGCTGAATAG
- a CDS encoding MBL fold metallo-hydrolase, producing the protein MSGQLACAEPEAKLGSCQLLVVESGRAAFRNYMFVVFDPQSRDAVVIDPGWDAVFLSNLLQEHGLDCRGLLVTHSHADHIAAASELAQLQGCPIYLSHIEAQVSGFRDPALRLTHGREWVYCGTLACQILPTPGHTSGSCCFLVGDCLFTGDTLFMEGVGLCSGPTGSVQDMFESLQRLKDCVPQDTRVYPGHQYLEPIGQCFGALKDKNVYLKIGNLKTFAMFCGRSGRNAYRPPPPSSARELGTCVVQL; encoded by the coding sequence ATGTCTGGGCAGCTTGCCTGCGCAGAGCCCGAAGCCAAGCTTGGTTCCTGTCAACTGTTGGTGGTGGAGTCAGGGCGGGCGGCTTTTCGCAATTATATGTTCGTGGTATTTGATCCGCAGTCCCGCGACGCCGTCGTCATCGACCCAGGCTGGGACGCGGTGTTCCTGTCGAATTTGCTGCAGGAGCATGGCCTGGACTGTCGTGGTCTGCTGGTTACCCATAGTCATGCCGACCATATCGCGGCCGCCTCCGAGCTGGCGCAGTTGCAGGGCTGCCCTATTTATCTGTCGCATATCGAGGCACAGGTTTCCGGGTTTCGGGACCCTGCCTTGCGGCTGACGCATGGCAGGGAGTGGGTGTATTGCGGCACCCTGGCTTGCCAGATTCTGCCCACGCCGGGGCATACGTCCGGTTCATGCTGCTTTCTGGTGGGGGATTGCCTGTTTACCGGCGATACCCTGTTTATGGAAGGCGTGGGGTTGTGCAGTGGGCCTACCGGCTCGGTGCAGGACATGTTCGAGTCGCTGCAGCGACTCAAAGATTGCGTGCCGCAGGATACGCGGGTCTATCCGGGCCATCAGTACCTGGAGCCGATCGGCCAGTGCTTCGGAGCGCTCAAGGACAAGAATGTGTACCTGAAGATCGGCAATCTGAAGACATTTGCCATGTTCTGCGGGCGCAGCGGGCGAAATGCATACAGGCCGCCGCCGCCGTCTTCGGCCCGGGAACTGGGGACGTGTGTCGTTCAGTTGTGA
- a CDS encoding AMP-binding protein yields MYTNNYLASVLRQPSIGLEDKVFIRAVDWNLERSYRDFFENSERIAAFLHELGVRPGDRVLNFTEKTVTSLELYMGTVLAGAVYVSVNPAYGQEDLAYFLDNAEPSVLVCSSAMHATIQDLPAVRALSRCLTLDVGETGTLVDGMARFEPGFQAQARAAQDVAAILYTSGTTGRPKGAVHTHRSLASNATTLVDYWHFTDKDVLIHALPLFHLHGLFTATNVMLACAGSMLYLPGFEVRRVLGLLPQATVLMGVPPFYMALLKQEGLAAAAASMRLFISGSAPMLPQTHAQWQQCTGHTVLERYGMTEGSMIASNPYDGQRRPNSVGLALPGVSIRIMQEDGCTAAETGQVGFVELRGENLFSGYWKLPEKTAEDMRADGYFITGDYGYFDGDGYLHIVGRVKDAVKTATKVVFPKVIEECIDRIDGVAESAVIAVPDGSGMQVPVAIVVSKPGAVVSVQEIQERLDTELDKTDMPARIVLVDSLPRNIMGKVQKVVLREQYRSLVTELQEV; encoded by the coding sequence ATGTATACCAATAATTACCTTGCATCCGTACTGCGACAACCATCCATAGGCCTGGAGGACAAGGTGTTCATCCGCGCTGTGGACTGGAATCTGGAGCGCAGTTATCGCGACTTTTTTGAGAACAGCGAGCGTATTGCCGCGTTTTTGCATGAACTGGGCGTGCGGCCGGGCGACCGGGTGCTGAACTTCACCGAAAAAACCGTGACCTCGCTGGAGCTGTATATGGGCACGGTGTTGGCGGGGGCTGTGTATGTTTCGGTCAACCCAGCCTACGGACAAGAAGATCTGGCGTACTTTTTGGATAATGCCGAACCTAGCGTGCTGGTGTGTTCTAGCGCAATGCACGCCACCATCCAGGACTTGCCGGCTGTGCGGGCCTTGTCCCGTTGCCTGACGTTGGATGTGGGCGAGACCGGTACGCTGGTCGATGGCATGGCGCGCTTTGAGCCCGGCTTTCAGGCCCAGGCGCGCGCGGCGCAGGATGTCGCGGCGATTCTTTACACCTCCGGGACAACGGGCAGGCCCAAGGGGGCGGTGCATACGCATCGGTCCCTGGCATCGAATGCCACTACCTTGGTGGATTACTGGCATTTCACGGATAAAGACGTGTTGATCCACGCACTGCCGTTATTTCATCTGCATGGCTTGTTCACGGCGACCAATGTCATGTTGGCCTGTGCAGGAAGCATGCTGTATTTGCCTGGCTTCGAGGTGCGGCGCGTGCTGGGTCTGTTGCCACAGGCCACCGTGCTGATGGGGGTTCCGCCGTTCTATATGGCCTTGCTCAAGCAAGAAGGCCTGGCGGCGGCGGCCGCGTCTATGCGTTTGTTTATTTCCGGTTCGGCACCCATGTTGCCCCAGACCCATGCGCAGTGGCAGCAATGCACCGGCCATACGGTGCTGGAGCGTTACGGCATGACCGAGGGCAGCATGATTGCCTCCAATCCGTATGACGGCCAGCGTCGTCCCAACAGCGTAGGGCTGGCATTACCGGGTGTATCCATCCGGATCATGCAGGAAGATGGTTGTACAGCCGCCGAGACGGGGCAGGTCGGTTTTGTGGAATTGCGCGGTGAAAACCTGTTTTCGGGATATTGGAAACTGCCCGAGAAAACGGCCGAAGACATGCGTGCCGATGGCTACTTTATTACCGGAGACTATGGCTATTTCGATGGCGACGGCTATCTGCATATCGTCGGCCGGGTCAAGGACGCCGTTAAAACGGCGACAAAAGTCGTGTTTCCCAAAGTTATCGAGGAGTGCATAGACCGGATCGACGGCGTGGCGGAAAGCGCCGTCATTGCTGTTCCCGATGGTTCGGGCATGCAGGTTCCGGTGGCGATCGTAGTATCCAAGCCCGGTGCGGTGGTATCGGTTCAGGAAATCCAGGAACGTCTGGATACGGAGCTGGATAAAACGGATATGCCGGCGCGGATCGTGCTGGTGGACAGCCTGCCGCGCAACATCATGGGCAAGGTACAAAAGGTCGTGCTGCGGGAGCAGTACCGCAGTTTGGTCACCGAGCTTCAGGAGGTCTGA
- a CDS encoding TetR/AcrR family transcriptional regulator, giving the protein MTKVSKDHIVDVAAQLVRERGFNGVSMSDIAKAVGLQKASLYSHFANKEQLVSLALQRVLDELLAASVLTGEALRDFETIVGQMSRLLSSTRRCIGFHLLYGLDLSLTDVPVKHFFVALEAHLMAALMQAPQVGQPAARAVARDAVACLEGASIWLLVDDDVNAMERALGRACDAAQRALAQEAQTAPQDRLLLLEGENARLRQEAAEQERRLARLESMVEADSCFRSFD; this is encoded by the coding sequence ATGACAAAAGTCAGCAAAGACCATATCGTCGATGTGGCTGCGCAGTTGGTGCGGGAGCGGGGTTTCAATGGCGTGTCCATGAGCGACATCGCCAAAGCGGTAGGCTTGCAGAAGGCATCGCTGTATAGCCATTTTGCGAATAAAGAACAGTTGGTGTCCTTGGCGCTGCAACGGGTTTTGGATGAACTGCTTGCCGCGTCAGTATTGACGGGCGAGGCTTTGCGGGATTTCGAGACCATTGTTGGTCAGATGAGCAGGCTGTTGAGCAGCACTCGCAGATGTATTGGTTTTCACCTGCTGTACGGGTTGGATCTGTCTCTGACGGATGTGCCGGTCAAGCATTTTTTTGTGGCTTTGGAGGCGCATTTGATGGCTGCCCTGATGCAAGCTCCCCAGGTCGGGCAGCCGGCAGCAAGGGCGGTCGCCAGAGACGCGGTGGCGTGCCTGGAAGGAGCCTCGATTTGGTTGTTGGTGGATGACGATGTCAATGCCATGGAGCGGGCGCTTGGGCGCGCATGTGATGCTGCCCAAAGAGCCCTTGCCCAGGAGGCGCAGACAGCGCCGCAGGATAGGTTGTTGTTGCTGGAGGGGGAAAACGCCCGCTTGAGACAGGAAGCGGCCGAGCAGGAACGGCGCCTTGCCAGGTTGGAGAGCATGGTTGAGGCGGACAGTTGTTTCAGAAGTTTCGACTAA